TCTGTAGTACTGTGCCCGTTCTGGTGCAAGTAAGACTGGTCTAGTGAATGTGTGGGCAAGCTTGGCTGCAGCGAGTTTGCCCCTGGATTACAAGGAGACAGAGGCTGCTGCTTTATGTAGGAGGCCCCGTTATTCAGCGACGCCGAGGGGGCCGGAGCCCACGCCGAGGCTGAGCTCGAGTAGACGGGGTGAGGCTCCATGACTCCTCCGCTGGTGAGCAGAGGGGAGGCGGAATTGTCGTGGTGGGGGTAATCACTGCCAGTGGATCCTGTACAACTTCCCATGTAGGAATGTCCACCGTTGGTCGACAAGTGTGACATGGTGTGCCCGGACAGACCCATCCCTTCCATGTTACCTGACAAGTGTCCATTCATCATCCCAATCCCACTGTCCAGAGACAAGCTGTTGGGCGGACAGGATAGGCCCCCGCCGCTCCCCTGGAAGTTGTAGGACTCGGGGATATGGTTGAATCCCAGGCCGTTCATCATGCTGTACATGGGCTTCAGCGCCTGGCACTTGCGCCTAAAACCCCTGGGTCTCCTTCTAAAGGAGCCTTCCTCAAACATAAACTCACTAGCCGGGTCGATAGTCCAGTAGTGGCCCTTCCCTGGCCGGCCGAGGCCCTTGGGCAGCTTAATGAAGCACTCGTTCAGAGACAAGTTGTGACGCACGGAGTTCTTCCATCCCTGGTATGAGCCCCTGAAAAACGGGAAGCGGCTCTGCAGGAATTGGTATATTTCACTGAGCGTCAGGCGCTTAGTTGGAGAGCTCTGGATAGCCATGACTATTAAAGCAATGTATGAATAGGGGGGCTTCTCTGGTCTTCGGATCCCTGCGTTTGTCTTTTTGGTTTTCGTAGTGGAGGAGGCGGTTTCCATCACGGCAGTCTGTCCGTGCGGCTTCTCCGGGGCAGACATCGGGCTGCTCTGGGCAGGAGTCTGCGCTGGGGGCTGCTGGACCTCTGCCGTCATTAGTTAAATTTAGTCTTCGAGATGGCAAACGAAATAGGTTGCTTCCACCTTTCCAGCTATAAACACTACAAAGTTGAATTATAATTCGCTGACATAAAGAGCAAAAAAAGTAACAGTGTAGGCAAACTTAACGCACGAGGCAAAGGCGAGACTGTCTTCTTAACTCTGacttcttccttttgattcaGTCCAACAGCAGTCTGAAGCCGTACCGCGTTGTACGCAGCGTCCGAAATGGGATAAGGAGCAGAACAGGAGCCGCTTTCCACTTCAGTTGGTGTGTTGTCTTGCGTCCGAGGAGCTCACTTTTTACTTATCTGTTGCCATCAGCGCATTGGAAGCTGGATGTCTTGGCCATCCTAATGTTAAGGCCCGCCCAGTTCCCTCCTACTCCAGTGGTGGGCTTAAGCATGCACATCTGTGTGCGTTCACTTTTCAGggaattttttttcccccttctttACATTGAAATAGGGAATATATCTCTCGTATAGCCTGTACGCTACACAATAGAGCGAAATTTAAATGGCTTATTGGTATTATATGATCACACACTGATAGTAACTACACTGGCTGGGGCCTTAAGATGGCCTACAAAtgcctgtttttttaaatattattttatttttattttaacactaaatattgaTGATAGTGATATAAACTGTGTAGATTCATAAGCCTGCAGTGCAAACAGTATCTCTCAATTTCAGGTCACATGCTTGATGCACCAGCACGGTACATAGGCCATGTCTCTATTATtattaaactaaatattttataaaacatttttagtgTATGAAAATTATTTACCAGAGAACATGCCTTTCTTATTCAAAACCACCCTTCTGATTTCTGTAAAAGATAGACAGGAACATGGGCAGGATGTTTATACagcaaaatgtaaacattttccCTGGccttctttaaataaaaaatctagCAAAAGCCCCGTTAGATCAGCTAATACTCAATCTGATGCGATATGCCCGTCTGTTCGCGGCGTCCTGTGTAGATGTTGGACGTTTTTGCACATGAATATTGTTTGTATAATGCAGTCATAATATTTACGAAGGGACGCAGGAGGAGTGAGGTGGAAGCTTTGCCGAGCTGTGAGCACAGAAACTCGGACGGGGACGTGAGATCGACTCCTGCAGGCATTTTATGATCCAGGGATAAAGGTAAAGTGGATTTTACACTTTTCCGTCAGAATATCACCAGCAGAACTGTGGCCAGTTTAATTTAGTGCCGCAATGGATCTTTAGCTTGTTTTATGTGACATGATAGTGTATAGGATAATTAGAAAAACGAAGCCTAAATTAAGCCTTTTGCTTTAACTGAGTTGTAATTCACTCAGAGATTCGCACTAGTTTGTTTTAGCCTATTTGCTGTGTTTCCAAAGTCGGAATGTTAATTTTAGTTCTTGATACTGCCTTTTCCACAGCTGTGAGCGAGAGCTACTGAAAGACGATCAGTCTATAACCTAAAACTGTTGACAGTAGATTGCTTATTGTTCCCTGGAGATCTCGATAGCAGCAGCCTGCAACCTTGTGCCTCTCCATGGGTTCAGTTAGTTGAGCTTGTTGTGCTTCTGTTCTCTGCCGGCATTACTGTTTCTAGTGGACGCTTATGACTGTTAGTTTTGACACAGTGGAAAATAACACCGGAGAGAAAATAGTGGATAAACATGTTTGCCTTGTGCGTAAAACCTGAGAATGTTTGGAGACTGTGTTCCCTGTGCGTAAAGGTCACCAGTAGCGCTtataagttttttttctctaaaataATGAGACAGCAAGTTCAAtttgagaaaatatatttaaatcaaATTTCGATGTTTAACTCACATATCCAATGGTTAATTGATGTCCGGTCCCTTTTTTGTTTCAGGCGAGAAAACAATTAATTGTCAAATTCTCATTGTCAACCCAAAGGTGACAGACGTGCCACTGTTAGTTTTTGCTGTTGCAGGGGACATTTAAAGCCATGGATAAATGAATGTAAGTATTGTTTTAACCGGTGCCTGCTCGGCCACTCGCCTGGGGTGAGGGCCACACATTTATCAGGGTAGCGGACCACCCAGCGCGCACCACGGGCAGGCGCGCTCCCGTCCTCTCTCTGCCCACTGCATTTAATTACCGCTGATGACTTCATTCCATTAGGGcgctcttttttcccccctcacaCGCTCATTCGCCCCATGTCATGTTATTCTTTCTTTGTTAAATATCggcatatgtgtatatatatatatatatatatatatatatatattttttttttttttttttatcttgcatGTTAATCCAAAGCCAGTGATGTTTACGCAAACCATCAGTGTTGGATGGTGATGCGCCACTCCCCCAATGCATTATTCTTTCACCAAtaaaaagctccaaaaacagttattttgtattacCTGTAAGATACTATTGAAGTTTAATGTTCAATAATGGTAATACAATAATTGACCGGTAATACATATCATCATAACAGCATGTATGTACCCtactgctgtatgtgtgtgtttttagaatATGGGATTTGAGAGTATTTTACAGGTAATTTTAacgtattttatattttttatatactgtatattttagaGATACTTTATGTAACAGCGTCAGTGGCCGATTGTGTTCGTCATTACTGAGGCTTGTGTCCCGAGGTCAGAGCTTCCCTGTTGCTCCATCGCAGACGAAGTCATGCTCTTTTCCATGACGTCCCACCTTGAAATATTTGACAGCGCTGCATCCTAAGGAATGCTTGGCCACTTAGGGGTAGGTACACCGCAGAGTGCACAGTCCTGACAGGCCTTCCGGACTGTCTTACCGTTATTTAGTGCACTGAAACCAAATTTGGACCCCTCAAAATCACGCTGTTGCAAAGTTGTGCAGAAATGAATACACGGCCTATATGGTTTCTTATTGGTTACATTCTTCCGTCAGTCAACTCATGTACAATGGCGCACTACATCAACAAGCCAACAAATATAATATGGGCCTTGTTCTCGTACAACCTAAAGATTATTGTCAGACAGAATactttaatatttacagtacattcagTTTTGTCTTCTAGCACTTTGTTTTGAGAATTAGTTTAATCATTGCACATTAAAATCTTGATATTACAGAATGTGTTCTCCCAAACATTACAAGGCTACATTGTGCTACACCATGTTCGCAAGTCACGACACGGTTAACTTACAAAAATATTTCTTATTCATACCAATTAGGCAAATACACCCGGCGGATTATAGATCCAGCAGCTGCAGCGGTCAGCAGTGTAATTTGATTTGGCCTCACAGAAACAGATTAGGCTGTTGGGGAGACGAGGCCCGATTCGAAGTGACGCAGATCATTTTAAGTGTCAAATTTATAGTTTGCATTTTCTTTACAAACGATCATTGTTGAGAAATAAGGCAGTTCTCTCCTCGGAGGGCCGCAGAGGGTCACCGAGAGGCTGCAGATACTTTAGTTTAGTGCGTCAGAGTGATCGATCAACTGGCCGTAAACTCATCCGACTTGAACTTGAATCAGGTTCAAAGCAACACTTAGCCTATATATGAAAATATGGTTATAGGAGGGCAAACAACTTTCCTAAATGAAATGTTCTGTACTTCTTCATAGTGCACGCATTTGATGTTGTGTGTCAAAAAATGTTGTCTTGAACTTATATATagagaaaaattaaaaacatattttaaataggcctatattttttattattcctatatatatataacattgaaaaaaatcccatatggataaaacagttgacagcggattttacaaattacaaatatTAGTCAGAGGGCCTGATAATGGTTTAACAGTTTAATACCagaattagatttttttgttaATGACATATAGCCTAGATTTCTTAAATTTTAGTTATTCCATGTTCTCATGTTATGGAAGTAGTGTGAAGAACAAACATAAATAATATAGGCCTAACTCTTAGATGCACACATACAAGTGGTAAGCTGCAGTGCGTTTATCTCGTGTTTATATTACAGGGACTCTGAAAAGAacaaatatttgtatatattttttaatatatatatattttttatattatatatatataattttataatgAAACTATTATGCTTAtgaaattcttttatttattaagaCATTTTACTGCCTCCGACTTTTTGTCAAACAAATAATTGATATATCCTAATTGGTTGGCTCTGTCTCAGTGTCGCCTACAGTTCACTTAGCATTGTCGCTTTAATTGAAAACAGTGTAATGTCGAGGTGGGTACCCCCTCATCACTTTCCCTGCGCTGTAGGTGGCCGTGTATATTTTCGTTTAAGTGGTGTTTATGTGAACGAGAAAGGACGGGATTGCTAGCAGACCGCTGATTGCGCGCATTGCGTCTCTACATGGATTTGAAGTGTATTTGATGGGCACCACCCTCTCCGGTAATCAGCTGCAGCAGAAGTGCGCGCgatgactttttaattttcttgGGAGATATCTGCTCCTCgccctgttgtgtgtgtggatggacaAAGGAAAGTAGTCCCTTGCCACATCATCCTTTACAGAATAGAGCGAttaatgaaatgtttgtgtTACTTTTCACAACAATTGCACAGCGATGTCAGTGTTCGCCATGGAGACAGGCCTATGGGAGCAAACATCCGCCctgctgaagtgtccttgggcatgACACTGAGCCCAAACCTATATGACATTACGGACACTGCAGTCTGACTCAATAGTTTAAACGAAATATCAATTCATATTTCAAATCCGTGCGTCGTGTTACAGTCTGATGGGAATTGGAAGACGTTTCTTTAATCTGATGTCAGACACATTTAGTTCACTGCTGTTATCCTTTCTTCGTATTTCATGTTAAAAAGTCTCACCCATGATTAATAATTTAACACATAGCCTAGAATAACGGACTTTATAATGTAAAATTTTAGACTACTTTTTCCTAAACCTATTTGGACTGGGGGGTTACACATCTAATAATCCTTTCATACATAAgactatatttattttctatcattGTTAGTGTAATAACTAAATAGttctgttctgttatttatcattggCTGGTAGCATGCACGTCACAGCTGTCTGCTGCACCTGCAGCAACAGATACGCAGCTATCAATTGCACACTTCAGCTATGATTCATAATTGAAAGTCGTTGATGAGGTTTGGATATTGCGGTCCTTAATGAAATTATTGCATCGTTGCACGTTGAACTTGAATAttagtaatttaatttaatattgaattATAGCCTAGAACGTGAAATTCGTCATTTAAACCTATTTCAAACCTCATTAGGATGTTCCATAGCAGaggcaataaaccaatcagtgtgcTAAGCTTTAGGTCATCTATTTCGACGTTTGTATCCCGGATCATGCAGCATTCGACGCAAAGTATTTACTTTTTGTTCAAAACGGCTAACGCTCTGCAGATATGGAGCTCATTATGCCGAAATACATGAGTCATTGATAGAAACGTTATTGTGAGAACCCAGGCCTACTCAATAAAACTTCACATCGCCTTCCCGCAACAGTCCCTGGTGAGCTATATGGTCAGATAAAAGATAGCCCACTCACATCATCAGACTGCCTTTTTCTTATTTCAGTTTCCATTGGTTTGTTGCATGTTAAAGCAGATTTAGTTCTGTTTTCTGACAGCTGCAGAAAACGTCGCTTTCAGACAATGATGAAAGAATAAAGGCATATAGGCTATGTAAAATTATTTCTGGCTTATGTTGTGATCATAGGCAGCACCGCATAATTTGACATGAAAGACAGCAGTGGGGAGGATTTGGCAGGTCCAGAGGTTTTACACATTCCAAACTGTCCAAATGTGGTTAGCACTTGCATAAGAAATTTTCTATAATTTTCAATACCTGTTCGTAGCAAGTTGGCATTCCAGCAAGTTGACAAACTGGTATGAAActggacaaaacacacaaagcataaagaaacattttttaaaacaacgaAAATATGAGCATATTTTACCTACTTCGAGGTTAGACTTCAAGGTttaaagcatgaaaaaaaataggtttgtgtgttcatgtagCTGTAATGTCTGGTTGATTGACAGTTTGTCTTATGTATTCATTCTCAATTTATACAGCAAAATTATATGAATGATATAGATTAATAGATTAGAAATTGTTTACCAATATTCCTgagtattttaaagttttaaaggAAATTGGTGCTTGGGGATTTTTAGGATGTTTGGTTTATTGACAtctaagatatttataaaaaaaaaaaagaaaatattagaCATCAGCACAATGATAAAATCCAACATATTTCCATTATTGTCCACAGTGTTTGGTCATCTAAGTTAATTATATAGACACCAAGTCATTTTTACTAAATACTATATTCCTTACAGTTTTCACtcactgttgtgtttgtgtgtggtcttCAAATCTGTTTTGatctgaatgtgtgaatgtataAGTAAAATATTggatgttttaatttaaaattaaacgtTTAATTTTTAATTGAATATTGAGTATATCAAAAACACTCTCAGGCTGCTGAATAATTGCGTTACTGATGTTTTAAGGGATGTCTTTCCATTATTTCTAATCTCTTTGATTTTAGAATTCCCTGATAACATATTAATCAAATAAATCCTGCTTTTAAATCAAATACAGGTTTCGGTTATTATAAACTCATAAACataattataatttaaaatgtttgttgcaTGTTGAGTTAAAGCAGCGAGGATTTCTGCTCACTTCCAGTGTAATTACAGCTGTAGTACTCAAGTACTGATAATTAatatggataaaaaaaatattgtgcaTTCCTGTccagttttttattttcagaaaaagTCCAGTGAAAACACATTCAGATGTTCCACTAAATGCTTCATACACCGCTTCACAGCTCCTCTCTGCTCTACTCTGGCCTTTCTAGGAAGATTCAGTCCCACACAGTGAGTGGGAGCCTGTTTGGTGCCCCACCCTGCAGCCTACACCTCCCAGGGCCGCTCCACCATGGTCTGTCTGATGCAGGGAGAGACATCAATAATAAGAGCTGAAGCAGAAACCACAATGGAGAAcacaaaagagagagggagggcagACACAGGCCACAACCGGCTCTGCTGCAGGTTAGCTCCTTTGGGACAGCCTTAATGGCAGTTTGATGGGTGCACATGGGGAGACATGGGTTTATACGTATGTGTTTACATGCGCGTTTACATAATATCTATGGTGTTTACGTACAGCCCActtattcttttttctttactctGAAGGGGGATTTTCCTGTGGCAAGCTGCTTCGGAAAAAGCAATTAAGAATTCCCAAACAGTACACCACAATGGGAGATATCATTTGTGCAATGTGTGTTCCATGTCCCTCACAGTTTTTTGTCTGGAGTGGCTTGGCTATTTTTAATCTGTGCACAACCAAACCCACCTACAGACAAACCACAAATTGAATGAAGGGGAGGGGAATGAGTGGACATAGTAATTGCCTATTCTGAAGCTCAAACTCCTCTGTTCTGCCATAAACAGCTTTGGTACTTCACAACTTGATACCCAGTGCTCCAGTCGGTTTGAAATTAGGGCATATCCTCATTGTCTGTGGGAACCCAAAGCCAGGCAGTGGTTGGAATCAGTCAGGAATGCTTTGGGATGGTAACTGGATTCAGTTGTAATGCCCGACTATCCACAGTGGAACCCTGGGGTGGGAAAAAGGCAGAGAGCATTTCCTGAGTGGAGGGGGGTCCCAGCGAAGCATCACACGCATGGGCATCATGTGACAGTGATCCTGCCAGGTTTTAGCCTATGATCCCAAGTGAAGAAAGGAGTGGAGAAGGAGTACGGCTGTGTGGGAGGTGTGGTGGGTGCTTTAGGCAGTGCCAGGGAAAGGAGAGGATAGGGAGAGGCACAAATACTGGAGCTGTTACAATGCAAACTGTCGAAGAAAAGGGGGAAGTCCAAAGTATTGTAGTGCAAAGCtactgtctgtatctgtctcaCAACATTTGAATGTATTCCTGAAGTAGCTGCGGATAAACTGAAAGTTGTTTGAAATCGACtatgctgtttgtttgttttttacattcataAGTATATTTTTAAGTTTAGCTGCTTACAAAATAACATAAGTgttttaatcaaattaaaaacaataaaaaaggtgTAAACTGTGTCTCAATAAAATCTGTATCTGATAATGCTCTGGGGGGAAATAGAGGATAAACAACAGGAGATTTTAACAGCTGGAAAATAGTTACATTGGGTCATTTTGTACATGtgtctgtgattttttttatgtagaaaGCTCTCTCAGCCAATTTGCATGGACCTTTAACTTCAGTTCATCAGTTTTCATCTAATATCAACTTCaatagggactgcagatgaaaattagccggtacggctaaatctggcacatttacatgttggacattgcactcatgttgattaatgtgcactgtcccttttaaataaagaaatcccccgaaaaaaatatcaatagcATCAGGTCATGAGGTAAAAATAACACCTGTGCAACATCAGCCGAGCTTTACCTGGCACATCAATGATTGATTAAAACcgatgaaaagttattgcgGATGACCCTCCTTGAATGTCTGAATGTAGAACTTAAAGCTATCTACAATTCCGTGTTATTAGCATGTAGCTTATTTGTTGGATTTTTGTAAAATCTGCATCATTAAAAGTCTTGCGGCTTGGGCCACTAGCAGTTTTTGTTCACACTGTGCACACACAAATCACCTGGATTACTTACTGAAGAGAAAATCTTCAGCACTGTGtttgatgtctgtgtgttttgattTGACAGTTATGACTCTGAAAATCGAGTGAcaggaaaaataaacaaatgttaCTGCCAAAATTAGCATGCTGTTGTATCCTATGTGTTTGTATCTTCTCAGAGCACGTTATCTGCTCCTATTCGTATTGACATCTTTCGTAAATATGTATCTTACAAAGTTTCTGTCTGAAAAAGGGATGCTCATTGCACTTGATTGCAATTAACTAGTAATTTTAACCGAGCAATTTTGCAAAAAGTATTGTGAAGAAGACAGTTTTGTTTGTAATAACACAGTAACTGTAGGAGGACTCATGTTGGTAAGAGTGTGTTTTATGTCCCTCCATCTGTTATTCTGTGCACATGTGCATATATGTATGTCCATGGCTGACTCATGTGTACATGCTGATTGAAATATTGGAAACTGTGTCTTTACCTTTTGGTTTTGTGTACCTGCAATGGCTGTCTATGGCTGCATGTGTTCATGTATCAGTGCATGTGAGGATGTTGCTGACTAGATATTTGTGTCCAGAGTGACTGGTGCTGGCAGCCAGACGTTGCTCCTTTTGGCTTGTGTAAATGTTGTGACGATCTTGGGAGGAATCTTACCCTATAGTTGTCAAAGGGCTTTTTATTTCCACCTGCTACTGGCCTCTTTCCGTTGGTCTGCTCTATAACAATGGTAGTGGGAAAGCTGTGGAGTGCAAAGTGATTGATGTTGGACTGTATTTGGCCCTTCTTCAAATTGGGGCCTGAAAGGAAGTGGCTATCCTTCCCTTCCACCCCGACTACCCCGCAATAACGTGGGTGCGAGAGGGCAAAGTGCTGATCAGAATGTTCTTAGACATCCCATTTTAACTAACTAACCCTAACTAAGTGCCAATCGTAAACAAGGTTTCAACAGTTAAAAATCAATTTGCCAGTAGAAGAAACGGAATGAAGTTAATTGATGCCACAAAATTGATCCCTTCCATCTTGTCTTCAACCATCACTCGTTTTCTTGTCCTGTCTGGGGTGAAAAGAGATACAGGCTCATCACGACTGCATTCTTTCCATTTAGCTGAAGAGCAGCATGGCAGAAAAGGTAATCTATCACCAAAACTGTCTGTCCTTCTCTCTCACTATTTCAAActgtgtttctctttctccttcctcCAGGCTGGAGTGGGCAGGCGTGCGGCTTTGGCCACAGGAAGCTGTGAATTCTTTGGAGAATGGAAGATGTCTTATGGGGAGACATGCTGGCCTCCACCCACCCACTCACCACCCCAAAATGACACCTGACCCCTTCATGTGTTTATATCAGACCATGGAAGTGAGAAATAGTGATGAGTCACTCTGGCTGTGTGTTTACACTCCGGAGTCACGCAAGGAAGGAAATCAGCCACGGTCTGCTAAAAGTGGCGAGGTGAGAGAGAATAGCTGCAGTCCCCCAGCGCTGCAGTGATTTACCTCTCAGAGCCACAATATATTTCACGTCATCTCTGCTGCGAAGACTTTAGACCAACAGAAAACAGCTACATTAGCAACGCTGTGGACTGTACTCTGATTGCCGCAAGGGCCGAAAGAAGAGGGCGTTACTGAGGATAGGTGTTTGTGCATACATATACTGTGTA
This sequence is a window from Perca flavescens isolate YP-PL-M2 chromosome 1, PFLA_1.0, whole genome shotgun sequence. Protein-coding genes within it:
- the foxf1 gene encoding forkhead box protein F1, with protein sequence MTAEVQQPPAQTPAQSSPMSAPEKPHGQTAVMETASSTTKTKKTNAGIRRPEKPPYSYIALIVMAIQSSPTKRLTLSEIYQFLQSRFPFFRGSYQGWKNSVRHNLSLNECFIKLPKGLGRPGKGHYWTIDPASEFMFEEGSFRRRPRGFRRKCQALKPMYSMMNGLGFNHIPESYNFQGSGGGLSCPPNSLSLDSGIGMMNGHLSGNMEGMGLSGHTMSHLSTNGGHSYMGSCTGSTGSDYPHHDNSASPLLTSGGVMEPHPVYSSSASAWAPAPSASLNNGASYIKQQPLSPCNPGANSLQPSLPTHSLDQSYLHQNGHSTTDLQGIPRYHSQSPSMCDRKEFVFSFNAMTSSAMHSPSSSSYYHHQQVSYQDIKPCVM